A genomic window from Solanum stenotomum isolate F172 chromosome 10, ASM1918654v1, whole genome shotgun sequence includes:
- the LOC125841410 gene encoding FCS-Like Zinc finger 1-like yields the protein MSSPSTTRGRRPCFIEEDDGLVSLAETQPEFSGNNNQNHNNNINNNKNLNLIYRPLYYTRRNSMKNLSSSTSSSLLSPRSVISAGKYCDGRFDEPHHYFLDACFLCKKRIGDNSDIFMYRGDTPFCSEECRQLQIEKDETKDRKRNISSIKAMRKKEQKQQSTSPNKTSEDYPLRPGTVAAA from the exons ATGAGTTCACCATCAACAACAAGAGGAAGAAGACCATGTTTCATTGAAGAAGATGATGGTCTTGTTTCTTTAGCTGAAACTCAACCTGAGTTCTCAGGCaataataatcaaaatcataataataatatcaacaataacaagaatcttaatttgatttatagGCCTCTTTATTATACAAGAAGAAATAGCATGAAGAATCtctcttcttctacttcttcttcctTGTTGTCTCCAAGATCTGTTATTTCTGCTGGAAAATACTGTGATGGTAGATTTGATGAACCCCATCACTATTTCTTGGATGCTTGTTTTCTTTGTAAGAAAAGAATTGGTGATAACAGTGACATCTTCATGTACAG AGGGGACACTCCATTCTGTAGTGAAGAGTGTAGGCAATTACAAATAGAGAAGGATGAAACTAAAGACAGAAAAAGGAACATTTCTTCTATAAAAGCTatgagaaaaaaggaacaaaaacaacaatcaacttctccaaacaaaacttcagaAGATTACCCTTTGAGACCTGGAACTGTTGCTGCTGCTTga